The Elgaria multicarinata webbii isolate HBS135686 ecotype San Diego chromosome 1, rElgMul1.1.pri, whole genome shotgun sequence genome includes the window gctgctttgtcctggctcctcacgggtaaacacaaggagctggaaactgggcatggggctcctcaggagctctgtgcccatcgagggtggggtgatTAATCATTTCTTAGGGCTGGTTCTCTATCGAGGTTAATTTACATTCCAGGGCCCAATCCTAAGTGTTAGCAGTTAGGAAATTGTTAATATGTCAGGAAGCAATTGGGAGCCATTCAACTGCAGAACATATCATTTGTGTTACCTTGTGCTAGATGCTGTACTACAATACATACCTGAATAAAACTGAATTCCCTCCAATTTAATGACCGATTTACTGAAGGAATAGAAGTTATGGCCAGCAGAGAAAGCAGCCCAAGACTCATTATTCCAAAGGAGACATACATTTCAATTCGCCACACTTCTTCCTCATTCCATGAATTTTCAACATTTGCATGTACCTGAAGAAAGAGAGGGAATGGAGATATTGAATTTTTAGAGCACTGAACATGTTTACACAATCAGTTTTAATTAATTTGGaagactttattagattgtaagcctatgcggcagagtcttgctatttactgttttactctgtacagcaccatgtacattgatggtgctatataaataaataataataataataataataataataactgatcaATTGTCAAGAAGCTGGGAGGAGGTGAAAGGGAATCAGAGCAGGATTTCCAGTTACTGTGAGGAAGGGGTTTTAGTGTCCAAAACAGAGTTGTCCCTTCCCATAATTAGGAGAAGCAGAAAGAATTATGCAAAGTAAGAAATGGAGGCAATTCTGCATGCTTTGAATAATTTATACAAATCTCAAAATTCATTGTTTTCGAGCTCAAGTGGTTGAACATAttccatgttagtcctacttagagtagacccattgaaatgaatgggatgttagccatgagcttcggcgattgggtggtatagaaatgtaataaataaataaatcctgtgaATGGGATCTAGGAATGGATGCTGTAGCTTTACAGAAGTTAAGCAGGCATAGACTTGATCAATAAGctccctccattttcctcctcttgctgtattacaattcccagcattgcccAAATTGGCTGGAATGAACAGGAGTTGAATGGCAACTGaccaggctgggcaaggctgATCTATTGTCTATCCTGTAGGTCAGTTTCTAGATTGTAAGGTCCTCAGAACAGGAACCTGTCCTTTCGTAATTTGTAAGGCAACATGTTTATTGATGGCGTCATAAATCATCATAATATCAATGCAAAAACAACATAATAATTCAGTTTTTCTTGCTGCATTGTTTTCTGCCAGGTAGTACAGCCCTAAATATACGCCTAGAAATCACAAATGCAATAATATTAGGGCACTGTGAAAAGGTGCTTTTCTTACCTGCTGATATGCCATATTTAGGAATAAGTACCGTTCTGACCTCCTCATGGGCAAGCAGAGGCTGTAAACCACATGCACTGTTGCAAAGAAGAAACTAAGCAGCCCAAGCTGTTTCCTGCACTGCAACCAGCTCTCCAGCCAGGGTGGAAATCGTTTGTATTTagtgccataataaagttgataAGCAGCTGCCAGAAGCCCAGATAAATATACTAGAGACAATAAAGTGATAGAAACAACTGGCAATGTCTTATTCACAATCTCAATAGGAATCTTGTAAAAATCACTCTGCTGGTTCCTCACATAAGGATGTATTACATCTCTGATGAACGAATAGATGAAGAAGAAGGTAGCCAGGCTGACAGCCACTATTACTGGTCCTTTCCACAGTGTGAACAGCCGAAGAGGTAAGTTTTCAATCTCCCTTGCAGATGACAAAGCGCCCAAATCGAGGGGAATAAAGTTGAGCTGCCGGGCAAGTTCCATAACTTGATGGCGAGCTTGAACACTGTTACTGCATATGTAGACCTAGAAAGGAAGACAAATCAAATTAACTTAAATATATGTGCCGatctaaaggggaaaaaaaaatcaacatctgCATGGACTAAATGGTCAAACTATAGTGTACACTATCAGCTAAACAGAGAAAAAGAACCCAGAACCTAAGAGtccattttaaaagccttttaaaaaaatgtatcaatGTTTTTCTCTTTGTCAGTTATAATTACAACCAGCAAGACAGATACAAGACCATGTTTTTTACCCTACAGTACTTATGTCTCCATCAATATAACAGTATTAGAAGTGCTATAATCATGAAGCTGAAAAATCATCTCACTTCATTTGTAGGATGCATAATATGGAAAATAGAAGCATTCTCTAGAGATGGCTTCTGATCAAATGGTCTCTGGGTGGAAATATTATTTGTTTGCTTACTGAATTTCTGAATAAGATGTTTCATTTTCCCAAGTTCTCAATAAGGATTCCAAGGCTAATGAGCTTTTCCTGCAGCATCCAAAAGCTATTCAACAGCTGGCTTTGTTCTGGAAAGAGTTCTTTGTTCTGGTTCTATTCAAGGCTATGGACAGCAAAAGCACAATCCGATGCAAACCCAACAAGGCAAAACTGGAAGCCTTGGCTTGCTTGCTTTTAATATAAGAGGAATGTTACTACAGTTCATAGGCAGCACACGATAGTCCATATTCCTCAGTTCCAGCTCAGGAACACCAATGATTGATGATTGCCTTATTGTTCCTTTATTGGCACAGAGAGCAATGTCTGCTCTGAGTGCTAGATCAAATACTGAAAGGCAAGAGAATTCAATTGGCATGAATAATGAAGAGAATGCCGTTACGCAACGTGCAGACCACATGTTCTTGTGCCAGTGCTCTATTTCAGAAAGTACCTATAACAGGTCAGTTATGGATGTTGAGATCAGGGAGACAGTCAAATTGCAACTACTATTTTCAATCTTATTCTTTAAAATGCTCAAATGCATAGCTTACCTGTCTGCTAGCATCCTTTGGTCCTAATTGCAGTGCCCAGGCTGAAATAACATTGAATCCTTTGACAACAAGGGACTCTGGGAAAAGGGATGCCAAGTATTCTGCATTGGATTCTGGATATTGATTGACTCTCATGTTGTTGCTGACATCTACAAGGATTTTGCCAACAAGCAGATGTTTGAGGTCCCACAAAGCAACATAGTGTTCTCTGTGTATGGCAACAAAAATTAAACTTGCTTTTGCTACAGCATCTTCATGATGAGTGACATCGACAATGTGTGGAAAGAACTCAGCAGCAAACTTAGGGTTTCTGCTTCCTATGACTACATGAAGCCCACACCTGATAAGCCTAATTGTCAGGGATTTAGCAAAGTCCCCACTTCCAATTATGCCTATTGTGATCTTACTAGTGTCCTTGATACCATTTACACCATTTGGCAAGAAAGTTTCATTTAAGAATTTAGGACTTCCCATCATAGAAATTGATTCCATATCTCAACAGGCTGAGATTACACAGATGTTttctaaaagaaacaaaacagaaaacacacatgATTAATATTTACCATTAACAGATTCTGCATTTTGGGACAAATGTCTTTATACATTCCTACACATTTCTCTACAAAACAGGCTATTTTGTTCTCGTACCAACTGAAATCAAAACAATAGCATATTATGGTTTGGGTTCTGTTAATGGATTTCTACTCATTGACTGGGGCTTTCCCACCTCTCCTCTTTCCAATGCAGCCTCTCTACAGCCCTGGAAAATCCACTTCTGAGGGTTGGCGAATCCTCTGAAACAGAATGGGATGTGTCATAACTGGCTGCAGCTGGAAGGGAGAGGAATCCCACCCTTGTGCAAAAAGAAGTGCCGCTGCACAAGCCAAAAGCATCTTTGGTTCCAACTTAAATCTACTTGGAGCAAAAATCACCGGATAGACATCAACATGTTTTTCAAAGATACTTAGCAGAATCCATAGAAGATTTACCTGTATGACCTCAAAGAACAGTCCTTATAGAATGCTTGAGTATGTATACAAATTGGAGTCTTCATTAGATgacaagaatataagaagaatgTTCTGAAGTtgcatctcttccacttctgtaACAAGCTCCAATTATATGGAGGCAGAGAGtaggaagagaagcgaccacatggcttgtacagcttCGGTTTAATGGGACAGCagcctctagtgggcgttttatagcggaacttctgcacatggcaggaaatgacGACATACACCAGAAGAGTCGGCTTTTCTGATCCTTTTTATAAATcattaaaactgggaaatggagcgggaTCCACGAAagaggatcactgcatcgtcaaaatgacccacaaagaaCCATAAGTGGCCAGTCGCAAGCTtgtgataaaatgctcgcctGAAGAAGCTCAAAGGCTAATAAAGCAAATGTCAAGTGGCATTTAGGACtatgggcttgtcttgatgaggggtttgccccggggtggatccagagtgggggcaggtcatctatatgatgctgcCGCCATCCCAGAGCCATCCGGGGCAAAACCCTGAAGCTCCAGtttaaaaaagtcgggcacttaccctgaatTTTTCAAACCAGTGAGGGGCAGACGCGCAACTTTGATCTTTCCCCGTCCTCCGGCTTTCCACCAGAGGTGTGTCCCCAGGCACTGGTGAACCCTGATTGGGTCGTTATCGGCAGtgacagagggagggggcagtgcAGTGGCCCAAATGGCCACTGGGCTGGCTTCGCACTTCTGCAGTGCAAttaaacaaaagtaaaaaacaaacaaaacctggagccaagcgGGGCGAGGGGGCCACCGAGCCTATGTGCCTCCCTGGGCCAGCACAGAAGCATGATTAaaggaagaataaaaataaaataaagaacagaaGCTGAGCGGCTCACCAGGACAAGTGGAAGGGAGCACCCAAGCAAGCCACCTGACTGCTGTACTGCCTACGGGCCTTTGCACATTAACCCAAAATCgacccccctccaaaaaaccaGACCGCTAACTTCCCTCCTTTGTTTTCagccagggggaggaggaggaggaggagagaaacagcAGGAGGTGTGGATGCCACCTCAGTCCTACACCATCAGACCTTGCCTCAGGTTGGAAGAGGTTTTTCCAAGGAGCATCTGCCAGAGCGCAAGGCATAGGTTGTTGTCTCTGTCAGAGACACAGGCAttcactgtttttatttatttatttagacgaCTGTTATTCCGCCGTTCAGCCAATGATCCAATGTTTTCCAAATGTGGTGCCAATATGTCTTGGAGGAATTTTTCTCTGGCCATAGATGGGAAGCATCTActtttgaaaatgtatatttttttctgCTTCCCTGGAGCATCCAAAGCCAGCTGGGTGCGGGCTCCTTTCTAAAAGCCCCACACTTGCGCTCCTTTGCCGTGCAGATAACAGGGAGGAGTGCAAATGCGGGGGATCGAGGAACTGCGGCACTGATGTGCTGCCGTCGAGACATGGCCTCGGACAAGGAAAAGTGGTGTGCTACCTCTCAAAACCTACAGGCTTTTagaaacttttaatttttttgtcaCTGAAATAAatacttaatattttttttctgcttTATTAAGGCTGAGGAAATGATTCactcttaaatgtgtgctgcaaaTCCAGTAAGTGCTAGTCAATGATCATTTTGGCCAAAGCAAATTGATGAAATAAGATTTCTGTCCTGGAAATGTGACTCACTCATGCAAATAATGAGAAAATGTGAACTCTTGTATCCTATTTGGGATTTAAAGCTCAAAGGTAGATTGTGAAACATCCCAGTTATTTGGTAATATCTGTTTTACGGAAGACCTGTAACTTTTAGCAGTAAGAATCTAAGGAATTGAACACTGAAGTTTCACTTCATTTTCCTTGCTCTTTGAACAAGTAATCAAACTCAAATACACAGTTTAAAAGTTCCATTGTTTTCTATAGGGTTTGTTCTTTCATTCTAATCTCATTGCTCGCAAATAAAGACCATATTTTCAAATTAGTTGTATATCTTCAACTTTATGACACAGTTCTGAAATAAGAACCCAAGTTTTAGAAGAGTTTTCTCTTaaatgtttattacatttatatcctgtcttttttcctctttaaggaacccaaggtggagtacataatcctcctcctctccagtttatcctcataacaacaaccctatggggtaggttgggctgagagcctgtgactggcccaaagtcacccaaaggGCTTCCATGGTCAAGCAGGGACCAGAACCTggggccttagatagacctaagaattatcccaggcaaatggaggggtcatccctgcctgctcccagtatcccctgtgtgtcatttgaatgcacagggatgatcccaggatatagccctggtctagccatagcctggatttcctgactcccagtccaacactctaacctctatACCACACTTGCTCTAACCCTTTTGTGCCAAACGTCCTGCCTGTAATCTGCCATAACATCACTGGAGACAATGTTACATTGTCTCAATATTTGACATGCCActttttaagttaaattaaataaCTGCAGGAGAAAAGCTGCCAAATCCTGCTATGCTTTGTTCAGCCCATTGCTCTAATTCAGGGCTGAAGAACCTCATTTCCAGGAGCCAAATCCAGCtttctcggggtggggtgggggaattcggCCCCAGGTTCTAAATTGTATCTAAATAGTATGGATGAGCTGTATACTGTAACATCACACAACATGTTACACTACTGTCGTAGGCAGGATACTCCAACACAGAAGAAAAACCTGCATTCTCAAGTGGTGGTTTGGGACTCAGGTGCAGTGGGTGGTCATGCAGGGGGGTTCTGAGTGCTGGAGGCTGGTGTAGGGAGCCCTCTTGCCAGACAAGAGAGAACGGcatgaggggggaaattataGCGTTCCTGGAACTCAGTAATGAATTTGATAACAGCATATCAAATTCATTACTGAGTGTAATACtgctttaaaaaatcaattactTGGTGCTAGTGACAAAATTGGTTTCAGGCATTTGAGTGAGGatatacagattattattattttgtattctttATTCAAAACTTTCTGCTCTGACAGTGGAAAATACTGCCATGTAAGGTTAAATTCGGGTGACAAAACAAGCATTGCAACAGATGTAATATCAGATTTGTGGACTTCAGAGACTCTGCTGTCAGCTCCTCTGACGGCTGTAGAGTGAAATAAGTAGAGGAGGGCAAAGACTGACACATCCTTAAGCAATATGCTTGACTAAAATGTTCCTGCTGGATGATGGCATTCAGCAATAACAGAGTAAAGACATACTCAGCTGCACGCTCTCCCTCAACTCTGTCCCGTGTCTTAGAGCATCTGAAGatagacagtgcaatcctatgcatgactactcagaagccCCATTCAATTTAAATTCAGCATACTTACAAGGGAGTAAACCCCAAGGAACACCACGGAACTTTAATTATTTGATGGCACTTTTCCACCTGAGGAATATTCATAGGATACCAATGTGAAGTGATAGGAGATGCCCTTTGTTTCCAACAACAGGCAATAATAACCCTGGCCACTGTAAGTAGGAATGTAAATAGATGTGTGTTAAGTACAACGTATGCcattaatgaccagccacggttcactgtaccttttgcttcttttaaaatctattttaaagtgttttattctgtttttattttattttatcttgtacactgctccaaaattttcaatggggagtgatatataaatactgcaaataaataaataaaaatcaggttTATCTTTTGGAGACATTGATAAGCTGCCAGATCTGGccacattttaaatttcccacaatgccctggattGATGCTACGACAGGCACTTTGAGGAacagtgggaaatttaaaatgatgCCATCtagctgcttgctgctgctgtctgGTAGCCTGTGAAACTGACCTTGCTGAGGCCCCCCTCAAACCCAGGGCTTCCTGGCCCAGTAACTagtgatgagatttttttaaaaaaacaacaacacaccccaCGCCTTTTGCCAGAATTGTTGGATCACATTTGCAAATAAGCTCCTGGTTACAGACAGCCATGCCAGCAGAGGTCAGAGTTGGCCCATGCAATGTATTTCAGACCCTGAGGAGTTAGGCACTGAGATTAGCTTAAAGGCTTATTCTCTGAAGGTTGTGCAGAAAGAAGCTTTAATGGTTGAAATTTCTTCTTCTCTTGTTGGTAATCCTATATCTGACTCCCAGTGGGACACATTTTCTCACAAGCCTTCAATTACAGAAGAATCTGATATTagctagaaacttttttttttaacgttgtcAGGCTAGCATCATAAACTAAGGGGCAGATTTCAGGCTCATGGGCTAAATCCAACATACCAAAGACCGTTAGTAGAAGGGATTGCTGCTCTAGCAGAACTCTGGGGAGGAGGGGCCTGGGGTGGCAAAAATGCACCCCATACCCACCAAAGTTGGCCACCCCTCTCAAAAGGAAACACTCTGTAAAAGATCTGCATGTGATTGCACAAGcagaactttagttggattttcTGCTTGCACAAAGTTTGGAACTTGGTTTCTGCGAGCCAATGTCATTTCTGTTTGCAGCGGATGAGGGGAGCAATATTTTATTAATTTGAACTTTGTAGAATATTAGCAGTTCAAACAGAACTGATTTTTAAGGCTGATTTTCCTCCTTATATAATTTTGGAATAGAAGAATATGAAAACACAGATGGTAGTAAAGCAGAAAAATACTGAAATAACAAGAACAATAAGAtggaaaaaaggacaaaagaaaagtaatggataaaataaaaaaactgggatttat containing:
- the STEAP2 gene encoding metalloreductase STEAP2 gives rise to the protein MESISMMGSPKFLNETFLPNGVNGIKDTSKITIGIIGSGDFAKSLTIRLIRCGLHVVIGSRNPKFAAEFFPHIVDVTHHEDAVAKASLIFVAIHREHYVALWDLKHLLVGKILVDVSNNMRVNQYPESNAEYLASLFPESLVVKGFNVISAWALQLGPKDASRQVYICSNSVQARHQVMELARQLNFIPLDLGALSSAREIENLPLRLFTLWKGPVIVAVSLATFFFIYSFIRDVIHPYVRNQQSDFYKIPIEIVNKTLPVVSITLLSLVYLSGLLAAAYQLYYGTKYKRFPPWLESWLQCRKQLGLLSFFFATVHVVYSLCLPMRRSERYLFLNMAYQQVHANVENSWNEEEVWRIEMYVSFGIMSLGLLSLLAITSIPSVNRSLNWREFSFIQSTLGYVALLISTFHVLIYGWKRAFEEEYYRFYTPPNFVLALVLPCIVIVGKVILLLPCVNRKLRRIRRGWEKKQFMEDGSGTGSHPSPERITVM